Genomic DNA from Paenibacillus borealis:
GTATTCGCGGGAGAGGGTGGAACCGGCTTGTTCAAGCTGGGAGCTTGGCAGTTTACGGAGCAGAATTAATCGCTGGGAGGGAAGTATCTTGCAAACCGCCATCATTACCAATCCTGTGATGTGGGCAGACGTCCCGGATGTTGATGTCATCCGGGTGGGGCCTGTGTTCTATATGGTCAGCACCAGCATGCATTCCATGCCGGGCTGTCCCATTATGAAATCGGTGAACCTGAACGATTGGGAAATCGTGAATTATGTCTATGATACCTTAGAGGATAATGTGGCCCACCGGCTGCAGGAAGGCAACAATATTTATGGCAAAGGCTCCTGGGCGGCCTCTCTCCGGTACAAGGACGGAATCTATTACGTATGTTTCTCCTCCAATGACATGGACCGGTTCTATATCTACCGGACAGAGGATATTGAGCATGGAACATGGGAGCGGTCGGTAATTCCGGGGCTGCATCATGATCCGGGGTTGCTGCTGGATGACAATACACGCAGCTATGTGATTTACGGGAACGGTGATATCCGGATCCGGGAGCTGACAGAGGATCTGACGGCGGTGAAGCCCGGCGGAACGGATCAGCTGCTGCTTGAAGGAGGGCGGAAAGACATCGGGCTGCGGATCGAAGGCTGTCATGCATACAAACTTAACGGCTATTACTATTTATTCTTTATTGAATGGCCAAGAACCGGCAATCAGCGCAGACGCCAGCTGTGCTACCGTTCACAGGAGCTTCTGGGTCCTTATGAGCGGAAGGTCATTCTGGATGATGATCTGGGCTACCGGAATAACGGTGTCGCCCAAGGCGGTATCGTTGATACGCCGGATGGCGACTGGTATGCGGTGCTGTTCCAGGATCATGATGCTGTCGGACGGGTACCCTGCGTGCTGCCCGTAGACTGGGAGGACGATTGGCCGGTTATCGGGGAGAACGGCAGAGCACTCCAAGTATATGCGGCGAGGCTTCCTGCTGCAGAGGCGAAGCCGCTGGTCATCAGCGATGAGTTCGATTATACCGGCAACAGGCTGGCACTCCACTGGCAATGGAACCATAATCCCGACAACGGGTTATGGTCTGTCACGGAGCGGCCGGGCTATTTGCGGCTGTACACCGGGCAGCTGGCGGACAGTATCCTGCAGGCGCGCAATACGCTGACCCAGCGGACGGAAGGTCCGGCTTGCAGTGCAGAGACCGTAATAGACCTCTGCGGCCTGCGGGACGGCGACCGGGCAGGCCTGGCAGCCCTGCAAAACGGGTTTGGTACGGTTGGGATTGCCGCCGGGGGGCAGGGGAAGTTCAGCGTGAACATGTGTGTCAACGGCGGTGGCGGCTGCGAGGAGATAGTGGAGCAAGCCGAGTTTACCAGAGATAAGGTTTATCTTAGAATTGACTTCAATTTCAGGGATAGCCTGGATGAAGCCAATTTCTTCTATTCGGAGGATGGGCGCGAGTGGAAGCCGATTGGACGGACGCTGCAGATGAAATATACGCTGGATCATTTTATGGGATACCGGGCGGCTCTGTTCAATTATGCCACCAGACAATCCGGCGGCCATGCCGATTTCGGTTATTTCCATTATCACAGGCTGAATTAGGCTGCTGCCACACAGATATAAGCTTGAAGCCTGCAAGCCTCTTAACCCTGTCATTGATCAGCAGGGTCTTTCGTTTCTTTAGCGGCAAGTTTGTCACGGTAGGCCCGGGGGGAATAACCGGTAAGCTGACGGAACTGTCTGCAGAAATGCTCTACATTTGCATAGCCGCAGAGCGCCGCAACTTCGGCGATTTTGTACGGGCCGAAGCCAAGCTTCTCTTTGGCCATCCGGATCCGGCAATGAATAACATCCTCCATGCAGGATATACCGAAGGTAGATTTATAGATAGTCTGCAGGTAGCCTGCGCTGATGTGCAGATGTTCGGCCATGGAGGAAACGGTCCAGGGATGACCCGGATTATTGTACAGAGTCTTGCGCAAGTCAAGCAGGTTATAGTATTGGGGACTCAGCTTGTCCTGGGACGCTTCACACAGCTTATTGAAGAAGATCCGGAACAGGTTGTTAATAGAAAGCTCCCGGTAGTCGTTCTGGAATGAGTTCTCCAAAGTCAGCAGTTGAAATAGCTGATGGCAATAACCGGGATCCGGCAGTGAGAAGGGAGTGCCCAATGGCAACACGGCTTCCGTAATATAGGATTCATCCGCATCGAAACGGACCCAGTCATTAACGTACCTGTTGGAACAAGCACGGTAATAAATGCTGTGCTTGGGCGGATAAAGAACCACAGAGTGAGCCGGAAACTCCTTCATTTCGCCGTTCACTTTAAACACCGCCGGGGTCTGTGTAAGCACAAGAAGCCAGGCATCCAGCCCTTCGGGAATGCTGTACACAAAGTCGTCCGGATGCGCAGCGTCATATTCTACGTAATGAATGGTGGGCATTAGCTTCTCCTTTCTTTGGATAGATCAAATAAAATTCGTTATACATCATTGTTATAATTGAAGGATTTTCCTATAATTTATACTATATATTAAGGGGTTGCGGGAAGAACATCAACTGTTTAGCAATGATATCTTGAATTTTAATTATTAGAAATAATCAATTAGAGAA
This window encodes:
- a CDS encoding glycoside hydrolase family 43 protein; the encoded protein is MQTAIITNPVMWADVPDVDVIRVGPVFYMVSTSMHSMPGCPIMKSVNLNDWEIVNYVYDTLEDNVAHRLQEGNNIYGKGSWAASLRYKDGIYYVCFSSNDMDRFYIYRTEDIEHGTWERSVIPGLHHDPGLLLDDNTRSYVIYGNGDIRIRELTEDLTAVKPGGTDQLLLEGGRKDIGLRIEGCHAYKLNGYYYLFFIEWPRTGNQRRRQLCYRSQELLGPYERKVILDDDLGYRNNGVAQGGIVDTPDGDWYAVLFQDHDAVGRVPCVLPVDWEDDWPVIGENGRALQVYAARLPAAEAKPLVISDEFDYTGNRLALHWQWNHNPDNGLWSVTERPGYLRLYTGQLADSILQARNTLTQRTEGPACSAETVIDLCGLRDGDRAGLAALQNGFGTVGIAAGGQGKFSVNMCVNGGGGCEEIVEQAEFTRDKVYLRIDFNFRDSLDEANFFYSEDGREWKPIGRTLQMKYTLDHFMGYRAALFNYATRQSGGHADFGYFHYHRLN
- a CDS encoding AraC family transcriptional regulator, which encodes MPTIHYVEYDAAHPDDFVYSIPEGLDAWLLVLTQTPAVFKVNGEMKEFPAHSVVLYPPKHSIYYRACSNRYVNDWVRFDADESYITEAVLPLGTPFSLPDPGYCHQLFQLLTLENSFQNDYRELSINNLFRIFFNKLCEASQDKLSPQYYNLLDLRKTLYNNPGHPWTVSSMAEHLHISAGYLQTIYKSTFGISCMEDVIHCRIRMAKEKLGFGPYKIAEVAALCGYANVEHFCRQFRQLTGYSPRAYRDKLAAKETKDPADQ